One genomic segment of Kordiimonas sp. SCSIO 12603 includes these proteins:
- a CDS encoding substrate-binding domain-containing protein, with the protein MMTNLKFMTVALISTVILSSEALAQSRNQIRVVGSSTVFPFSTAVAEEFGRTSPFKTPIVEATGTGGGFKLFCNGIGTKYPDITNASRAIKPSETFLCTERGVTDVAELKIGYDGIVLAQKKQTRALSITVRELYLALASRIPTPGSDGGIEDLIENPHIYWSDINPDLPRRKISVMGPPPTSGTRDAFNELAIQSGCKTFPGMAALETTNPSLFHAHCQSIREDGVYIEAGENDNLIVQKLLTDGDTIGIFGYSFLDQNADMVDAVSIATNNGQYLEPTFESISTGEYPISRSLYIYIKKAHIGIIPGIKDFIEEFTSDRAAGELGYLAERGLVPLLDEERDAASTQAKNLVSLELQP; encoded by the coding sequence ATGATGACGAATTTAAAATTTATGACAGTTGCTTTAATAAGCACTGTAATATTATCGTCAGAAGCCTTAGCCCAATCGCGCAATCAAATTCGTGTAGTTGGTTCAAGTACGGTTTTTCCTTTCTCAACAGCAGTTGCTGAGGAATTTGGCCGTACATCTCCTTTTAAAACACCGATTGTTGAAGCCACGGGCACTGGTGGTGGTTTTAAACTTTTTTGCAACGGCATTGGCACTAAGTATCCAGATATTACAAATGCGTCACGAGCTATAAAACCGAGTGAAACGTTCCTGTGTACGGAACGAGGTGTAACAGATGTTGCTGAGCTAAAAATAGGATATGACGGCATCGTACTCGCCCAAAAGAAGCAAACGCGCGCACTCTCAATCACAGTAAGAGAGCTATACTTGGCGCTTGCTTCGCGTATTCCTACACCCGGCTCCGATGGCGGTATAGAAGACCTTATTGAAAATCCACATATTTACTGGAGCGATATAAACCCTGACCTACCAAGACGTAAAATTTCTGTTATGGGCCCTCCTCCAACATCCGGTACCAGAGATGCTTTTAATGAACTAGCAATACAGTCAGGCTGTAAAACATTCCCTGGAATGGCAGCTCTAGAAACTACAAACCCAAGCTTGTTCCACGCCCATTGCCAAAGCATTCGGGAAGATGGCGTATATATTGAAGCAGGTGAAAACGATAATTTAATCGTTCAAAAGCTTTTAACTGACGGTGATACAATTGGTATTTTTGGGTACAGCTTTCTCGACCAAAACGCCGATATGGTTGATGCTGTTTCTATAGCAACCAATAATGGTCAATACTTAGAGCCTACCTTTGAATCTATCTCTACCGGCGAATACCCAATTTCTCGTTCGCTTTATATATATATCAAAAAGGCTCACATAGGCATTATCCCCGGCATTAAAGATTTTATTGAAGAATTCACCAGTGACAGAGCTGCAGGCGAATTAGGGTATTTGGCAGAAAGGGGCCTCGTGCCTCTGCTTGACGAGGAACGAGACGCTGCTAGCACTCAAGCGAAAAACCTTGTTTCGCTGGAGCTTCAGCCATGA
- the pstC gene encoding phosphate ABC transporter permease subunit PstC: MTTSAVFVISVIIALIAFTNVRQRALISVEGDPSHLHSLPRHYGYYAATCVFLPALFVFLAWLIFGKNVVEGLIISGLPEDFFNQHQQQAQLLMNRIRLVVENGPATETSSEIIEAANQFHTLYTKGIWATFILSVAVGCAGWYYALTRTKPSFRARNIFEQYLSIALIISSVIAIMATLGIVLSLLFESVRFFQEVPITDFLLGTKWSPQTAIRADQVASSGAFGALPLFAGTILITVLAMLVAGPIGLFSAIYLTQYASVRTRKIAKPTLEILAGIPTVVYGFFAALTISPLFREIGEVFGFDIASESALVAGFVMGIMIIPFVSSLSDDAITAVPNSLKEGSMALGATPSETITKVILPAALPGITGAFLLAVSRAIGETMIVVMAAGMQPNLTANPFEAVTTVTVQIVATLTGDQEFDSTKTLSAFALGLTLFVMTMLLNVVALRIVRKYREVYE; the protein is encoded by the coding sequence ATGACAACTTCTGCAGTGTTCGTTATTTCAGTAATCATTGCACTTATTGCGTTCACAAACGTAAGGCAACGAGCTCTTATTTCTGTTGAGGGTGATCCATCACATCTGCATTCTTTACCTCGTCACTATGGTTATTATGCAGCGACATGCGTATTCCTGCCGGCCTTATTTGTTTTTTTAGCTTGGCTGATCTTCGGCAAAAATGTTGTGGAGGGCCTTATTATCTCGGGCCTTCCGGAAGATTTTTTCAATCAGCATCAACAGCAAGCTCAACTTTTGATGAACCGTATCCGTTTAGTAGTAGAGAATGGGCCTGCAACAGAAACCAGTAGCGAAATTATTGAAGCCGCTAATCAATTTCATACTCTTTACACCAAAGGTATCTGGGCCACATTTATACTATCTGTCGCAGTAGGCTGTGCAGGCTGGTATTACGCACTTACAAGAACAAAACCATCTTTTCGTGCTCGAAATATTTTTGAGCAATATCTTAGTATTGCTCTGATTATCAGTTCAGTTATCGCGATCATGGCAACGTTGGGCATTGTTCTCTCTCTGCTCTTCGAAAGTGTACGTTTTTTCCAGGAAGTGCCAATTACAGACTTCCTACTGGGCACCAAATGGAGCCCACAAACAGCAATCAGAGCAGACCAAGTTGCATCCTCTGGTGCCTTTGGCGCGCTACCTCTTTTTGCAGGTACCATCCTGATTACAGTTTTAGCAATGTTGGTTGCTGGGCCAATTGGCCTATTTTCGGCAATATATCTCACACAATATGCGTCAGTACGCACTCGCAAAATAGCAAAGCCTACGCTTGAGATACTGGCTGGTATTCCAACAGTCGTATACGGCTTCTTTGCCGCTCTCACGATCTCTCCCCTCTTTCGGGAAATTGGAGAGGTTTTCGGATTTGATATAGCGAGCGAAAGCGCGCTTGTAGCTGGTTTCGTTATGGGCATTATGATTATACCGTTTGTATCATCGCTTTCGGACGATGCCATAACAGCGGTTCCTAATAGCCTAAAAGAAGGCTCGATGGCACTTGGTGCGACGCCGTCTGAAACCATCACAAAAGTTATTCTGCCAGCCGCCCTCCCTGGGATTACTGGTGCTTTTCTTCTAGCGGTTAGTCGGGCGATCGGTGAAACCATGATTGTGGTTATGGCCGCTGGTATGCAGCCTAATCTAACAGCTAACCCATTTGAAGCTGTTACAACAGTTACAGTGCAAATTGTAGCTACCCTCACTGGCGACCAAGAATTCGATAGCACCAAAACTCTTTCTGCCTTTGCACTTGGCCTAACACTGTTCGTCATGACAATGCTTTTAAACGTAGTTGCTCTCAGAATTGTACGTAAATACCGCGAGGTATATGAATAA
- the pstA gene encoding phosphate ABC transporter permease PstA — MSDDLNIKPTDWQSPEMVRHTQMRNRRERRFKLFGLSAVVLAASFLFLLLGKITLDAAPGFLQTSIEVDITFDKAIIGDPRQMDRDAFIENVRRTNMFRLVQASMDTYFPEVTDRRDRRRLLRLFSAGARDQLRNMLLADPMVAGTSKRVSLLASDDIDQVIKGHIDISLPELQRKVKNKELSWLQKLEEDNRVSLHFHSLFFTSGDSRDPELAGIWGAAVGSALTLFVTLIIAFPIGVLSAIYLEEFAPKNRFTDFIEININNLAAVPSIVFGLLGLAVFLGTMGLPRSAPLVGGMTLALMTLPTIIIASRASIKAVPPSIRDAAMGLGASPMQVVFHHVLPLAFPGILTGTIIGMAQALGETAPLLMIGMVAFIVDIPASLTDAATALPVQIYLWADSPERAFVEKTSAAILVLLTFLIVMNALAIWLRQKFERDW, encoded by the coding sequence ATGTCAGATGATTTGAATATAAAGCCAACAGATTGGCAATCTCCTGAGATGGTAAGGCACACACAAATGCGGAACCGCAGGGAAAGGCGTTTTAAACTTTTTGGTTTATCTGCAGTTGTTCTCGCAGCTTCTTTCCTGTTTTTGCTCCTTGGCAAAATCACGCTCGACGCTGCACCAGGTTTCCTGCAAACCTCCATTGAAGTTGATATCACTTTTGATAAAGCGATTATTGGTGACCCAAGGCAGATGGACAGAGATGCCTTCATTGAAAATGTAAGGCGCACCAATATGTTCAGGCTGGTGCAAGCTTCTATGGATACCTATTTCCCCGAGGTAACTGATCGGCGCGATAGACGCAGGCTTCTTCGGCTCTTCAGTGCTGGTGCAAGAGATCAGTTGAGAAATATGCTACTCGCTGACCCAATGGTTGCGGGTACATCAAAACGGGTTTCACTGCTGGCCTCTGACGATATTGATCAGGTTATCAAAGGCCATATAGATATAAGTCTTCCTGAATTACAGCGAAAGGTGAAAAACAAAGAGCTCTCCTGGCTTCAAAAGCTTGAAGAGGATAATAGAGTATCACTTCACTTTCATTCGCTGTTTTTCACAAGCGGGGATTCACGAGACCCTGAGCTTGCTGGTATTTGGGGTGCTGCGGTCGGTTCAGCTCTGACACTATTTGTAACGCTTATTATTGCTTTCCCTATAGGTGTGCTTTCCGCTATTTACCTGGAAGAGTTTGCGCCGAAAAATCGATTTACTGATTTCATCGAAATCAACATTAATAACTTGGCAGCGGTTCCTTCCATCGTGTTTGGTCTACTGGGCCTGGCTGTTTTCCTAGGCACCATGGGTTTACCACGGTCAGCCCCCCTCGTTGGTGGCATGACACTAGCTCTGATGACACTACCAACAATCATTATTGCCTCGCGTGCGTCGATCAAAGCGGTACCACCTTCTATTCGCGATGCAGCAATGGGCTTAGGCGCTTCGCCTATGCAGGTAGTTTTCCATCATGTGCTACCTCTTGCCTTTCCTGGTATTCTTACTGGTACAATTATCGGCATGGCACAGGCTTTAGGGGAAACCGCGCCCCTTTTAATGATTGGCATGGTAGCCTTTATCGTAGATATTCCGGCAAGCCTCACGGACGCTGCAACCGCCCTACCCGTACAAATTTACCTTTGGGCTGATAGCCCCGAGCGCGCTTTTGTGGAAAAAACATCCGCAGCCATACTCGTATTGCTTACTTTCCTGATTGTGATGAACGCGTTGGCAATTTGGCTACGTCAGAAATTTGAGCGAGACTGGTAA
- the pstB gene encoding phosphate ABC transporter ATP-binding protein PstB, whose product MTEFKNMTEQAVPKMSARDIHVRYGDNHAVKGISLDLHLNEITSLIGPSGCGKSTFLRCLNRMNDSVAGCKVTGQILLDNKNIYDQNIDVVQLRARVGMVFQKPNPFPKSIYDNVAYGPRIHGLAHNRTDLDEIVETSLERAGLWQEVKDRMDSPGTALSGGQQQRLCIARAIAVNPEVILMDEPCSALDPIATAKVETLMDELKSEYAIVIVTHSMQQAARISQKTAFFHLGELVEQGDTTQIFTAPRNEKTRDYITGRFG is encoded by the coding sequence ATGACAGAGTTTAAAAACATGACAGAACAAGCCGTTCCTAAAATGTCTGCCCGTGACATCCATGTTCGTTACGGTGACAACCATGCTGTAAAAGGTATTTCACTCGACTTACACCTTAACGAAATCACCTCGCTAATAGGTCCATCAGGGTGTGGGAAATCAACATTCTTACGCTGCTTGAACCGAATGAATGACTCTGTCGCAGGCTGCAAGGTTACAGGACAAATCCTACTCGATAATAAAAACATCTATGACCAAAACATTGATGTGGTACAGCTTCGGGCACGCGTAGGTATGGTATTCCAGAAACCTAATCCTTTCCCTAAGTCTATATACGATAACGTAGCCTATGGTCCTCGTATTCACGGACTTGCCCACAATAGGACCGATCTAGATGAAATCGTGGAAACATCGCTTGAGCGCGCAGGCTTGTGGCAAGAAGTAAAAGACCGCATGGATAGCCCGGGCACGGCTCTCTCAGGTGGCCAGCAACAGCGCCTGTGTATTGCCAGAGCCATTGCTGTAAACCCAGAAGTAATTTTGATGGATGAGCCATGTTCAGCGCTTGATCCAATTGCAACTGCTAAAGTTGAAACCCTGATGGATGAGCTAAAAAGCGAATATGCCATTGTGATTGTTACTCACAGCATGCAGCAAGCTGCTCGAATTTCACAAAAAACAGCATTCTTCCATTTAGGTGAATTGGTAGAGCAAGGCGATACCACACAAATATTTACGGCCCCACGAAACGAAAAAACCCGAGATTATATAACGGGACGTTTCGGTTAA
- the phoU gene encoding phosphate signaling complex protein PhoU — protein MTDPHILSAYDEELKELRSVVSRMGGMAIDQLLAAMQALREVNTDEAETVLKNDLLLDKLELHAEKTAIGVFARRAPVADDLREVVSSIKMTTMIERMGDYAKNISRRTLDIAECSPVVMPQTLDNMADVAHRMIEDIMDAYVHRNADVAVDVWERGETLDNMHNAAYRQILARMMEVPDHINAYTHYLMIAKNLERIGDQATSIAEQIYYAITGEILEDIRPAEEEQPAAEAGF, from the coding sequence ATGACAGACCCACACATTCTCTCCGCATATGACGAAGAGCTAAAAGAATTAAGAAGTGTTGTCAGCCGAATGGGTGGTATGGCAATTGATCAGTTGTTGGCAGCTATGCAGGCTCTTCGCGAAGTAAATACAGACGAAGCCGAAACTGTTCTAAAGAACGATCTATTGCTAGATAAACTGGAACTTCATGCAGAAAAGACAGCGATCGGTGTTTTCGCCCGTCGTGCGCCCGTTGCAGATGATCTTCGAGAAGTCGTATCCTCTATCAAGATGACAACTATGATTGAGCGCATGGGAGATTATGCAAAAAACATCTCTCGAAGAACACTTGATATTGCCGAATGTTCACCAGTGGTTATGCCGCAAACGCTTGATAACATGGCGGACGTAGCGCACCGTATGATTGAAGATATTATGGATGCATACGTGCACCGTAATGCCGACGTTGCCGTGGACGTATGGGAACGCGGCGAAACGCTAGATAATATGCACAATGCTGCATACAGGCAGATTTTGGCACGCATGATGGAAGTGCCAGACCATATCAATGCCTACACACATTATTTGATGATTGCAAAAAATCTGGAACGTATTGGCGACCAGGCCACAAGCATTGCTGAACAGATTTACTACGCAATCACTGGAGAAATTCTAGAGGACATTCGTCCGGCGGAAGAAGAACAACCTGCCGCAGAAGCAGGCTTTTAA
- the phoB gene encoding phosphate regulon transcriptional regulator PhoB yields the protein MKTRILLVEDDENITELVRYNLERAGYIVDCVADGEEGLYKATEETPDVILLDWMLPNLSGLEICRQLRRNSTTANVPIIMLTARADEPDRIRGLETGADDYMVKPFSPKELVVRIQAVLRRVRPALAGHELRFEDIALDNVSHRVTRGDNVIHLGPTEYRLLRHFMENPGRVFSREQLLDSVWGRDVYVEPRTVDVHIRRLRKAVNEGGGEDYIRTVRSAGYALDAKK from the coding sequence GTGAAGACACGAATTTTATTAGTTGAAGATGACGAAAACATCACTGAACTGGTGCGCTATAACCTAGAGCGTGCTGGCTATATTGTTGATTGCGTAGCGGATGGTGAAGAAGGCTTGTACAAAGCCACTGAAGAAACACCAGATGTAATTCTACTGGATTGGATGCTTCCTAACCTTTCAGGTCTGGAGATTTGCCGCCAGTTGCGCCGTAATTCAACAACCGCTAACGTACCAATCATCATGCTAACGGCAAGAGCAGATGAACCTGACCGTATTCGCGGTCTGGAAACAGGTGCCGATGACTATATGGTGAAACCATTCTCGCCAAAAGAGCTGGTAGTACGCATTCAAGCTGTTCTGCGCCGTGTTCGCCCTGCCCTTGCTGGTCACGAATTACGTTTCGAAGATATTGCGCTTGATAATGTGTCCCACCGGGTTACGCGCGGTGATAATGTTATTCACCTTGGCCCTACCGAGTACCGTCTGCTTCGCCATTTTATGGAAAACCCAGGCCGTGTATTCTCTCGTGAACAGCTCCTTGATAGCGTTTGGGGCCGTGATGTGTATGTAGAGCCGAGAACGGTAGACGTACATATTCGGCGCCTTAGAAAAGCTGTAAATGAAGGTGGTGGTGAAGATTATATTCGCACCGTACGTTCAGCCGGTTATGCGCTTGACGCAAAAAAATAG
- a CDS encoding XrtA/PEP-CTERM system amidotransferase has protein sequence MCGITGIMAPEIGGVDQSTLRKMTATIAHRGPDGDGFYFGQKVGLGHRRLSIIDIEGGQQPMACESRQVILTYNGEVYNFQSLRRELEAEGYQFSTHSDTEVLLKSYLAWGKECVNRLRGMFAFAIWDNRSQELFMARDRLGIKPFYYTELSDGTFLFGSELKALLAHDAVRRKLRIDALEDYLMLGYVPDPKSLVEGVHTLPPAHTLVRNANTGNMQLSCYWAPDIIPSANSVVDEGELVERLEEAVKLRMIADVPLGAFLSGGVDSSAVVGLMSRNNDDAVETCAIGSDDDDFDESGYAQSIADHFGTHHRLRLASANDGFLLDRMAQVYDEPFADLSALPTYRVCGLAREKVKVALSGDGGDELFAGYRRHRFHMLEENLRGRIPLGLRRLIFKPLGTLYPKMDRAPQFLRAKSTFEALARTSAEAYCHSVSKTPDRDRYRLHTDRMKKKLAGYHPHDLFTKIADEVKGADELSTIQYIDLKTYLPGDILTKVDRASMAHSLEVRVPILDHKFVEYAMRINPASRIVEGEGKHVFKKALEGFVPNETLYRSKQGFMVPAVNWLRDELLPELRDLEKSETLADTGLIDMNGVKEMIEEHITEVRDHHTTLWSLLTLDRSLRHLGLSV, from the coding sequence ATGTGTGGAATAACAGGCATTATGGCTCCTGAAATTGGAGGGGTGGATCAATCTACTCTTCGCAAGATGACGGCCACTATTGCACATAGAGGGCCTGACGGGGATGGGTTCTATTTCGGGCAGAAGGTAGGATTAGGCCATCGTCGTCTTAGTATTATCGATATTGAAGGTGGGCAGCAACCTATGGCTTGTGAAAGCCGGCAGGTGATCCTTACTTATAATGGAGAAGTATATAACTTCCAGAGCCTCCGCAGGGAGCTTGAGGCTGAGGGTTATCAGTTTTCTACGCATTCCGATACAGAGGTGCTCTTGAAGAGTTATCTTGCGTGGGGAAAAGAATGTGTGAACCGTTTACGCGGTATGTTTGCCTTCGCAATCTGGGATAATCGTAGTCAGGAACTATTCATGGCTCGGGACCGGTTGGGCATTAAACCCTTTTACTATACCGAACTAAGCGATGGCACTTTTTTGTTTGGGTCAGAACTTAAGGCGCTTCTTGCCCATGATGCGGTTCGCCGTAAATTACGAATTGATGCTCTCGAAGACTATTTAATGCTTGGGTATGTACCTGATCCAAAATCTTTAGTGGAAGGTGTACATACATTACCGCCAGCACATACCTTGGTTAGAAATGCCAATACGGGAAATATGCAGTTATCATGTTACTGGGCTCCCGATATTATTCCTTCCGCGAATTCAGTGGTCGACGAAGGTGAGCTCGTTGAACGGTTGGAAGAGGCTGTTAAGCTTAGAATGATTGCTGATGTTCCACTTGGTGCGTTTCTGTCAGGTGGCGTAGATAGTTCTGCCGTTGTTGGTTTGATGAGCCGTAATAACGATGATGCTGTTGAAACATGCGCTATTGGTTCTGATGACGATGATTTCGATGAAAGTGGATATGCCCAATCGATTGCTGACCATTTTGGCACCCATCATAGACTGCGGTTAGCCTCTGCTAATGATGGCTTTCTTCTTGACCGCATGGCACAGGTTTATGATGAACCTTTTGCTGATCTATCGGCGTTACCGACATACAGAGTGTGTGGTTTGGCGAGGGAAAAAGTGAAGGTAGCGTTATCTGGGGATGGTGGTGATGAATTGTTTGCCGGATATCGCCGTCACCGTTTTCATATGTTGGAAGAAAATCTTAGAGGCCGTATACCACTTGGCCTTCGAAGGCTTATTTTTAAGCCTCTTGGCACTCTTTATCCTAAGATGGATAGAGCCCCGCAGTTTTTACGAGCTAAATCTACATTCGAGGCATTAGCACGAACGTCAGCTGAGGCCTATTGTCATAGTGTTAGTAAAACACCTGACCGAGACCGCTACCGTCTTCATACGGACAGAATGAAGAAGAAGCTTGCCGGGTACCATCCTCATGACCTGTTTACTAAAATCGCTGATGAGGTTAAGGGAGCTGATGAGCTTTCCACCATTCAGTATATCGACCTGAAAACGTATTTGCCCGGTGATATCCTTACAAAAGTTGACCGAGCGAGTATGGCGCATTCTCTGGAAGTACGAGTACCTATCCTTGACCATAAATTCGTCGAATATGCGATGCGTATTAACCCGGCTTCTAGAATTGTTGAAGGTGAGGGGAAGCACGTATTTAAGAAGGCACTAGAAGGCTTTGTGCCAAATGAAACACTTTACCGAAGCAAGCAAGGCTTTATGGTGCCTGCGGTAAATTGGCTCAGGGATGAATTATTGCCTGAATTGAGGGATTTGGAAAAAAGTGAAACTCTTGCCGATACCGGTCTTATCGATATGAACGGTGTCAAAGAAATGATTGAGGAACATATTACAGAGGTGAGAGACCACCACACGACGCTCTGGTCTCTCTTAACTCTGGACCGGTCATTAAGACATTTAGGGCTAAGTGTTTAG
- the xrtA gene encoding exosortase A yields the protein MLGNQFYKHIAVFIGAVSIMLLAWGETTAHFFNLIWNVDTFSHGLIIPFVSVWLIWMRREALSTLEPVFWVPGMLAFVLVSLAWLGSQVLEIYVVGHISLIAGIQALALMCFGPVIYRNILFPSLFLFLMVPFGEQLIPPLQNMTAQMAIFMLDVLGVEYEADGVLITLSSGIYEVARACAGIKFLFTCLVTGVLLANLCYKSWKGRVIIVLVSAILPVFANALRVLGILLISEATDQEFAKGVDHIVYGWGFLSFILIILISLAYKFSDVEQVDFTANPSVPFTYSGRGDWVIAASILPIILFMFAPKEAVKSNDVSSFDLPDCISCKARKLPSRLNSYQPTFVGVDYEASASYRILADNIYAYSGMYCSMRKGHRLRAYQGSSGGKNWSFAPESIRQFYVAGDNFLEEVYRLGNRRRLVWTSYFVDNKFLSSNVDVKLATAKERLFYGKSAVGIVVFSTEIVDSSDDARETLSKFLSTLSPSDFVWSELKYSVEGPNKCVE from the coding sequence ATGCTAGGTAATCAGTTTTATAAACATATAGCGGTATTTATCGGAGCCGTTTCAATCATGCTATTAGCATGGGGAGAGACAACTGCCCATTTTTTCAATCTGATCTGGAATGTAGATACATTCTCTCACGGATTGATTATTCCATTCGTATCGGTTTGGTTGATTTGGATGAGGCGTGAGGCGCTCAGTACGCTTGAACCTGTTTTCTGGGTGCCGGGAATGTTGGCATTTGTGTTGGTATCGCTTGCCTGGCTTGGCTCTCAGGTCCTAGAGATATATGTTGTTGGCCATATTTCCCTCATTGCTGGAATACAGGCACTGGCGCTTATGTGCTTTGGCCCTGTTATATATAGAAATATCCTGTTTCCATCTTTGTTTTTATTCCTGATGGTACCGTTTGGTGAGCAACTGATCCCACCTCTCCAAAATATGACTGCACAGATGGCAATTTTCATGCTGGATGTATTAGGGGTGGAATATGAAGCAGATGGCGTGCTCATCACATTATCAAGCGGCATCTATGAGGTAGCTCGCGCGTGTGCTGGAATTAAGTTTTTGTTCACCTGTTTGGTAACGGGCGTATTGCTTGCTAACCTCTGCTATAAGAGCTGGAAAGGCAGGGTTATTATTGTCCTTGTATCAGCTATATTGCCCGTTTTTGCCAATGCCTTACGTGTTTTAGGAATTTTATTAATTTCAGAAGCCACAGATCAGGAATTCGCAAAAGGTGTGGATCATATCGTTTATGGATGGGGCTTTCTGTCTTTCATTCTGATTATTCTAATTTCTTTAGCGTACAAATTTTCTGATGTTGAGCAGGTGGATTTCACCGCTAACCCTTCGGTGCCTTTCACATATTCGGGTAGAGGTGACTGGGTGATTGCCGCTAGTATCTTGCCGATCATTTTATTTATGTTTGCTCCAAAGGAGGCAGTGAAATCAAATGATGTTTCATCATTTGATTTGCCGGATTGTATTTCGTGCAAGGCTCGTAAACTTCCTTCCCGGCTTAATAGCTATCAGCCAACATTTGTTGGTGTTGATTATGAAGCGTCAGCTTCTTACCGAATATTGGCCGATAATATTTATGCTTACTCTGGTATGTATTGCTCGATGCGTAAGGGGCACCGTTTAAGGGCTTATCAAGGATCGTCGGGTGGAAAAAATTGGAGTTTTGCCCCGGAGAGTATAAGGCAGTTCTATGTAGCTGGTGATAACTTTTTGGAGGAAGTGTACCGGCTTGGCAACCGTAGGCGTTTGGTTTGGACCAGCTATTTCGTTGATAATAAGTTCCTCTCTTCAAACGTAGATGTGAAATTAGCAACTGCAAAGGAACGGTTGTTTTACGGAAAATCTGCTGTTGGCATTGTTGTGTTTTCTACCGAGATAGTAGATAGTTCAGATGATGCTAGAGAAACATTGAGCAAATTTTTATCTACTTTATCTCCAAGTGATTTTGTTTGGAGTGAATTAAAATATTCTGTGGAAGGCCCTAATAAATGTGTGGAATAA
- a CDS encoding TIGR03087 family PEP-CTERM/XrtA system glycosyltransferase: MANILFLAHRIPYPPNKGDKIRSWNFLKELAKEHTVHLGFFIDNPDDEVHVSFLESHTASLCYETVKPFKQKLLSLRSFLTNDALTVGAYPYGKLKKYVRSLVKKKEIDLIFLFSAATGPIVPNDIDIPVITDLVDVDSAKWGAYAENAPFPMSWVYAREGKLLAHYERNLADRSKMAYLVSDQEAAVFKKDFKRSTTPVRGLKNGVDIELFSPAQNRDAQKIIIFTGAMDYKPNVEAVIWFVEKVWEGVRIAEPSAKFVVAGGPENPVVRKLEGYEGVEVTGYVDSMPEMLQSADIAVAPLLTARGIQNKVLEAMACALPVVASTAANEGIEAEHGKTVYVGDTAADFKMHLLTLLEKPALRELVGQRARQFVETEFSWDSACKQLNQDITKVLADAR; the protein is encoded by the coding sequence ATGGCGAATATTCTATTTCTTGCTCACCGAATTCCTTACCCTCCGAACAAGGGGGATAAAATCCGTTCATGGAATTTCCTCAAAGAATTGGCCAAAGAGCACACTGTTCACTTAGGTTTTTTTATAGATAACCCAGATGATGAAGTTCATGTTTCATTCCTTGAAAGCCATACTGCATCGCTTTGTTATGAAACCGTTAAACCCTTTAAGCAGAAACTACTAAGTTTGCGTTCATTCCTGACTAATGATGCCTTAACGGTCGGCGCTTACCCATACGGTAAGCTTAAAAAATATGTTAGGTCGCTTGTTAAAAAGAAAGAGATTGATCTCATTTTTCTGTTCTCAGCGGCAACAGGACCAATTGTCCCAAATGATATTGACATCCCAGTAATAACAGATCTTGTAGATGTAGATTCAGCGAAGTGGGGTGCATACGCCGAAAATGCACCCTTTCCAATGTCTTGGGTATATGCACGGGAAGGAAAGTTATTAGCCCATTACGAACGCAATTTAGCGGATCGAAGTAAGATGGCATATCTGGTGAGCGATCAGGAAGCTGCAGTTTTTAAGAAAGATTTCAAGCGTTCTACCACCCCTGTTCGTGGATTAAAGAACGGTGTTGATATTGAGTTATTTTCCCCAGCTCAAAACCGAGATGCTCAGAAAATTATCATTTTCACTGGAGCGATGGATTATAAACCAAATGTAGAGGCTGTGATCTGGTTCGTGGAGAAAGTTTGGGAAGGGGTAAGAATAGCTGAACCATCGGCAAAGTTTGTTGTTGCTGGGGGCCCCGAAAACCCTGTTGTGAGAAAACTTGAAGGTTATGAAGGGGTTGAGGTTACAGGATATGTGGACTCAATGCCCGAGATGCTTCAAAGCGCTGATATTGCCGTTGCTCCTCTTCTTACGGCCCGCGGTATTCAGAATAAAGTACTTGAGGCTATGGCGTGTGCGTTACCTGTTGTGGCGTCAACCGCCGCGAATGAGGGGATTGAGGCTGAACACGGTAAAACAGTGTATGTGGGCGATACAGCGGCAGACTTCAAAATGCATCTGTTGACACTGCTTGAAAAGCCTGCACTGCGTGAACTGGTTGGTCAACGGGCACGTCAATTCGTTGAGACAGAATTTTCCTGGGATAGCGCATGCAAGCAGCTCAACCAAGATATTACCAAGGTATTAGCTGATGCTAGGTAA